The Streptomyces sp. HSG2 genome has a segment encoding these proteins:
- a CDS encoding GntR family transcriptional regulator: MRVPAQSVCTAIRDDIVAGVHARGSRLTEEPLARRYGVSRVPVREALRTLEAEGFVVTRRHAGACVAEPTEREAADLLEMRLLLEPLGAARAAERRTEAHLKVLRGLVRLGRRRARQGTGDDLRSLEGWFHETLAQASDSPPLVAMLAQLRHKIAWMFTVEAQVHPLASWEERGAVVDAVARGDGERARRLTTAHVERATAAHRPRPRTPGRARIPKHPVHTTVTRA; encoded by the coding sequence ATGCGTGTTCCGGCGCAGTCGGTCTGTACGGCGATCCGGGACGACATCGTCGCCGGAGTCCACGCCCGGGGGAGTCGACTGACCGAGGAACCGCTCGCGCGGCGCTACGGCGTCTCGCGGGTCCCCGTCCGCGAGGCCTTGCGCACGTTGGAGGCCGAGGGCTTCGTGGTCACCAGGAGACACGCCGGCGCCTGTGTGGCCGAGCCCACCGAGCGCGAGGCCGCCGACCTGCTGGAGATGAGACTCCTGTTGGAGCCGCTGGGCGCGGCCCGTGCCGCCGAACGCCGCACCGAGGCCCATCTGAAGGTGCTGCGCGGACTGGTGCGCCTGGGCCGGCGGCGGGCTCGGCAGGGTACCGGCGACGACCTGCGCTCCCTGGAGGGCTGGTTCCACGAGACGCTCGCCCAGGCCTCGGACAGTCCGCCGCTCGTCGCCATGCTGGCCCAGCTCCGTCACAAGATCGCCTGGATGTTCACGGTCGAGGCGCAGGTTCACCCGCTGGCTTCGTGGGAGGAGCGGGGAGCGGTGGTCGACGCGGTGGCGCGCGGGGACGGCGAGCGTGCCCGTCGGCTCACCACCGCGCATGTCGAGCGAGCGACGGCGGCCCACCGGCCGCGCCCGCGGACGCCGGGCCGGGCGAGGATCCCGAAACATCCCGTGCACACGACGGTCACACGCGCTTGA
- a CDS encoding DUF5998 family protein, translating into MAKTSTTTQGLRAAIERSGYYPALVAEAVEAAVGGEPVRSYLVHQETTFDQNEVRRHVTVLVLTHNRFIVSHTDEQGADDTSPTPYATTSTESVKIGRISSVVVSRVVANPEKYRPGTAPREVVLTVGWGAVSRVDLEPAACGDPGCEADHGYTGSSTADDLSLRVSETGDGPETVRQALAFAQALSEATAEAGR; encoded by the coding sequence ATGGCCAAGACCAGTACGACGACACAGGGGCTGCGCGCGGCGATCGAGCGCAGTGGCTACTACCCGGCTCTCGTTGCCGAGGCGGTGGAGGCCGCCGTGGGCGGCGAGCCGGTCCGTTCGTACCTGGTCCATCAGGAGACCACGTTCGATCAGAACGAGGTCCGCCGGCACGTGACGGTGCTGGTTCTCACCCACAACCGCTTCATCGTCAGCCACACCGACGAGCAGGGCGCCGACGACACCTCGCCCACGCCGTACGCGACGACGTCCACCGAGTCCGTCAAGATCGGTCGGATCTCCTCGGTCGTGGTCAGTCGGGTGGTCGCCAACCCGGAGAAGTACCGACCGGGGACGGCTCCCCGTGAGGTCGTGCTGACCGTCGGGTGGGGCGCCGTCTCGCGCGTCGACCTGGAACCCGCCGCCTGCGGAGACCCAGGGTGCGAGGCCGACCACGGCTACACCGGGAGTTCCACGGCCGACGACCTGAGCCTTCGGGTCAGCGAGACCGGGGACGGACCGGAGACGGTCCGCCAGGCGTTGGCCTTCGCGCAGGCGCTCTCCGAGGCGACCGCGGAGGCCGGCCGCTGA
- a CDS encoding nucleotide pyrophosphatase/phosphodiesterase family protein, giving the protein MTRAISWDPHPEPLPVATAPVPEYGGGSLADLLPTLAAGMRVPGMSATISELAPVDRACVFLVDGLGWEQLLAHPREAPFLTSLLGSSRGGTGRPITAGYPATTAASLASVGTGLPPGAHGLPGYTVRDPDTGDLMNQLRWHPWTDPVVWQPKPTVFRLAHEAGVHAVQVSSPDFRDTPLTRVALSGGTFLGRISGEERMDVAAAELAAADRALVYTYFAELDGAGHRFGVDSDAWRDRLREVDRLARRLAERLPPRSALYITADHGMVDVPFGEPHRVDFDQDWELRAGVALLGGEGRARHVYALPGAAGDVLACWREVLGESFWIASGDEAVDAGWFGPVVEPRVRPRIGDVIAAARDDVLLIASEREPKESAMVGNHGSMTPAEQLVPLLEVRS; this is encoded by the coding sequence ATGACGCGGGCCATCTCCTGGGACCCCCACCCCGAGCCGCTTCCCGTGGCGACGGCGCCCGTGCCGGAGTACGGCGGCGGCTCCCTGGCCGACCTGCTGCCCACGCTGGCCGCGGGAATGCGGGTCCCCGGCATGTCGGCGACGATCTCCGAGCTGGCCCCGGTCGACCGCGCCTGCGTGTTCCTGGTCGACGGCCTCGGCTGGGAGCAACTGCTGGCGCATCCGCGGGAGGCGCCCTTCCTGACGTCCCTGCTGGGCAGCTCCCGCGGCGGCACCGGGCGTCCCATCACGGCGGGTTACCCCGCGACCACGGCGGCCTCGCTGGCCTCCGTCGGCACCGGCCTGCCGCCGGGGGCGCACGGACTGCCCGGCTACACGGTCCGCGACCCCGACACCGGCGATCTGATGAACCAGCTGCGCTGGCACCCCTGGACCGACCCCGTCGTGTGGCAGCCGAAGCCGACGGTCTTCCGACTCGCGCACGAAGCGGGGGTCCACGCGGTCCAGGTCTCCTCCCCGGACTTCCGTGACACACCGCTCACCCGCGTGGCGCTCAGCGGAGGCACCTTCCTGGGAAGGATCTCCGGCGAGGAACGCATGGACGTCGCCGCCGCGGAACTGGCCGCCGCCGACCGCGCGCTGGTGTACACCTACTTCGCCGAACTCGACGGCGCCGGGCACCGGTTCGGCGTCGACTCCGACGCCTGGCGTGACCGCCTCCGCGAAGTGGACCGGCTGGCACGGCGCCTTGCCGAGCGGCTGCCGCCCCGCAGCGCTCTCTACATCACCGCCGATCACGGAATGGTCGACGTTCCCTTCGGTGAACCGCACCGCGTCGACTTCGATCAGGACTGGGAACTGCGCGCCGGTGTGGCCCTGCTCGGCGGCGAGGGTCGGGCCCGGCACGTCTACGCTCTTCCCGGTGCGGCGGGCGACGTGCTGGCCTGTTGGCGTGAGGTGCTCGGCGAGAGCTTCTGGATCGCCTCCGGGGACGAGGCCGTCGACGCGGGCTGGTTTGGCCCCGTGGTGGAACCCAGGGTCCGACCGCGGATCGGGGACGTCATAGCGGCGGCCCGGGACGACGTTCTGCTCATCGCGTCCGAACGCGAGCCGAAGGAGTCCGCGATGGTCGGCAACCACGGCTCGATGACACCCGCCGAACAACTCGTCCCGCTGTTGGAAGTCCGTTCCTGA
- a CDS encoding sulfurtransferase encodes MNPIVSASDLATALTGAGGPVLLDVRWQLGNPSGAAPPFVGRAAYASGHLPGAVFVDLDTELASAPGSGGRHPLPDLQVFGAAMRRAGVSAHRPVVVYDGGQGWAAARAWWLLSWTGHPDVRVLDGGLPVWLGPLSTEIPNPDPGDFVPSPGTHGLLDADGAAGLARSGLLLDARAGERYRGEVEPVDRVAGHIPGAVSAPTDRNTAADGRFLPARRLRERFAALGADAGREVGVYCGSGVSGAHEVLALAVAGIPAALYVGSWSEWTSDPRRPVAVGPDPR; translated from the coding sequence ATGAACCCCATCGTCTCCGCATCCGACCTGGCCACCGCACTGACCGGAGCCGGCGGGCCCGTCCTGCTCGACGTCCGCTGGCAACTCGGCAACCCCTCCGGCGCGGCTCCGCCGTTCGTCGGGCGAGCCGCATACGCGAGCGGGCACCTGCCCGGCGCGGTCTTCGTCGACCTGGACACCGAACTGGCCTCGGCGCCAGGCTCGGGAGGTCGTCACCCTCTGCCCGATCTCCAGGTCTTCGGCGCCGCGATGCGACGGGCCGGGGTGTCGGCCCATCGGCCGGTCGTGGTGTACGACGGTGGCCAGGGCTGGGCCGCCGCCCGAGCCTGGTGGCTGCTGAGTTGGACGGGACATCCCGACGTCCGGGTTCTCGACGGTGGGCTTCCGGTGTGGCTCGGGCCGCTCTCCACCGAGATCCCGAATCCGGACCCGGGCGACTTCGTTCCGTCCCCGGGCACACACGGTCTCCTGGACGCGGACGGCGCCGCGGGCCTGGCACGCTCGGGTCTGCTGCTCGACGCGCGGGCGGGCGAGCGGTACCGGGGAGAGGTCGAACCGGTCGACCGGGTCGCCGGACACATCCCCGGGGCGGTCTCCGCGCCGACGGACCGGAACACGGCCGCCGACGGTCGCTTCCTGCCGGCCCGGCGACTCCGGGAACGGTTCGCCGCGTTGGGGGCCGACGCCGGGAGAGAGGTCGGGGTCTACTGCGGTTCCGGGGTCTCCGGCGCGCACGAGGTCCTCGCCCTGGCGGTGGCGGGGATTCCGGCCGCGCTGTACGTGGGGTCGTGGTCCGAGTGGACCTCGGACCCGCGACGCCCGGTCGCGGTCGGCCCGGACCCCCGGTGA
- a CDS encoding pitrilysin family protein: MTELAPMDFHPRPQAGEPKPWAFPAPDRATLGNGLTVLRCDRPGQRVVAVEVSTHAPLDAEPAGLDGVATIMARAFSEGTDKHSAEEFAAELERCGATLDCHADHPGVRLSLEVPASRLAKGLGLVADALRAPAFADTEVERLVRNRLDEIPHELANPARRAAKELSRELFPVDARVSRPRQGTRETVETIDSAAVRAFYERYVRPATTTVVVVGDLTGIDLDGLLAETLGTWTGSSAEARPVPAVSADDRGRVVIVDRPGAVQTQLLIGRAGPDRHDPVWSAQLLGSYCLGGTLTSRLDRVLREEKGYTYGVRSFAQVLLSNPEGTGASMLAISGSVDTPNTGAALRDLWSVLRTLAAEGLTDAERDSAVRNLVGVAPLKYETAAAVAGTLADQVEQFLPDDFQADLYRRLAATGTVEATAAVVAAFPVDRLVTVLVGDASEIKAEVESLDIGEVTVLSTE, from the coding sequence GTGACCGAACTCGCCCCCATGGACTTCCACCCCCGGCCGCAGGCGGGGGAGCCCAAGCCGTGGGCCTTCCCGGCCCCCGACCGCGCCACGCTGGGGAACGGCCTGACGGTGTTGCGCTGCGACCGCCCCGGCCAGCGGGTCGTCGCCGTCGAGGTGTCGACGCACGCCCCGTTGGACGCCGAGCCGGCAGGTCTCGACGGTGTCGCCACGATCATGGCTCGTGCCTTCTCTGAAGGCACCGACAAGCACTCCGCCGAGGAGTTCGCCGCCGAACTTGAGCGGTGCGGCGCCACCTTGGACTGCCACGCGGACCACCCCGGCGTCCGCTTGAGCCTGGAGGTCCCGGCGTCCCGTCTGGCCAAGGGGCTCGGTCTGGTCGCCGACGCCCTGCGCGCCCCCGCGTTCGCCGACACCGAGGTCGAACGCCTCGTCCGCAACAGGCTCGACGAGATCCCCCACGAGCTCGCCAACCCCGCCCGTCGCGCGGCGAAGGAACTGTCCAGGGAGCTGTTCCCCGTCGACGCGCGCGTCTCGCGCCCCCGCCAGGGCACCCGGGAGACCGTCGAGACCATCGACTCGGCCGCCGTTCGGGCCTTCTACGAGCGGTACGTGCGCCCCGCCACCACCACCGTGGTGGTCGTCGGGGACCTCACCGGCATCGACCTGGACGGGCTCCTCGCCGAGACACTGGGCACCTGGACGGGCTCGTCGGCCGAGGCTCGACCGGTGCCCGCGGTGTCCGCCGACGATCGCGGGCGGGTCGTCATCGTGGATCGTCCCGGCGCCGTCCAGACACAGTTGCTGATCGGCCGGGCCGGGCCCGACCGACACGACCCGGTGTGGTCCGCTCAACTCCTGGGCAGCTACTGCCTGGGCGGCACCCTCACCTCCCGCCTGGACCGCGTTCTGCGCGAGGAGAAGGGTTACACCTACGGTGTGCGTTCCTTCGCCCAGGTGCTGCTCTCCAACCCCGAGGGCACCGGAGCCTCCATGCTCGCCATCAGCGGCTCCGTGGACACGCCGAACACCGGAGCCGCGCTGCGCGATCTGTGGAGCGTCCTGCGCACGTTGGCCGCCGAGGGGCTCACCGACGCCGAGCGCGACAGCGCCGTGCGCAACCTCGTCGGCGTGGCGCCCCTGAAGTACGAGACGGCGGCGGCGGTGGCCGGGACCCTGGCCGACCAGGTCGAGCAGTTCCTCCCGGACGACTTCCAGGCCGACCTCTACCGGAGGCTGGCGGCGACCGGCACGGTCGAGGCCACCGCCGCGGTCGTGGCCGCCTTCCCGGTGGACCGCCTGGTCACGGTACTGGTCGGCGACGCCTCGGAGATCAAGGCCGAGGTGGAGTCCCTGGACATCGGCGAAGTCACCGTGCTGTCGACGGAATAG
- a CDS encoding GNAT family N-acetyltransferase, whose translation MQTPPDRHDYPAHWEADVVLRDGGTARVRPIDVDDADRLVGFYERVSEESKYYRFFAPYPRLSAKDVRRFTHHDFVDRVGLAATVGGEFIATVRYDRIGPDGMSAPAPADEAEVAFLVQDAHQGRGVASALLEHIAAVARERGIRRFAAEVLPANTKMIKVFTDAGYTQQRSFEDGVVRLELDLEPTDRSLAVQYAREQRAEARSVQRLLAPGSVAVVGAGRTPGGVGRSILGNIREAGYPGRLYAVNRCFPERGGEIDGVPAHRSVRDIAAPVDVAVVAVPAERVPDVVADCGAHGVQGLVVVSAGYAESGPDGRERQRALVRQARAHGMRIIGPNAFGVVNTSPEVRLNASLAPRMPRAGRIGLFAQSGAIGIALLSRLHRRGGGVTGVTGVSTFVSSGNRADVSGNDVLQYWYDDPDTDVALMYLESIGNPRKFTRLARRTAAAKPVVVVQGARHRSAAPQGHAVRATRLSHATVSALLRQAGVIRVDTITELVDTGLLLARQPLPAGPRVSILGNSESLGLLTYDACLAEGLRPHAPLDLTTSATPADFQRALTRALSDTGCDAVVVAAIPTLGEDSVATGDAELAEALRSAAATAPDKPVLVVHVELGGLAEALSAAAGTAPGAREGATAPPLLDRPGAEPVARGEAPPPAPEDGRLIPAYPAAERAVSALAQAVGYARWRREAADPGRVPDFADVDEKGAADLIARLLARGRGLTLESDETGELLGRYGIGVWPDRHAPDRPAALAAARDLGYPVALKATAPHLRHRADLGGVRLDLTDEERLGRAYEELTAQFGPPEQTRPVVQSMAPRGVDTVIRAVIDPAAGAVLSFCLAGAAGQLLEDVAHRLIPVTDREAASLVRSVRTAPLLFGWRGSTPVDTPALEELLLRVSRLVHDHPEVVAVTLEPVVVASRGLTILGASVRLAPPPARDDLGPRTLPSY comes from the coding sequence ATGCAGACGCCGCCGGACCGGCACGACTACCCCGCCCACTGGGAAGCCGACGTGGTGCTCCGCGACGGCGGCACCGCGCGGGTGCGCCCCATCGACGTGGACGACGCCGACCGGCTGGTCGGCTTCTACGAACGGGTCTCGGAGGAGTCCAAGTACTACCGCTTCTTCGCACCGTACCCCCGGCTGTCGGCGAAGGACGTCAGACGCTTCACCCACCACGACTTCGTGGACCGGGTGGGCCTGGCGGCCACCGTCGGCGGCGAGTTCATCGCCACCGTGCGCTACGACCGGATCGGTCCGGACGGGATGTCGGCCCCCGCCCCGGCCGACGAGGCCGAGGTCGCCTTCCTCGTCCAGGACGCGCACCAGGGTCGCGGCGTCGCCTCGGCGTTGCTCGAACACATCGCGGCCGTCGCACGAGAGCGGGGCATCCGTCGGTTCGCCGCCGAGGTACTGCCCGCCAACACCAAGATGATCAAGGTCTTCACGGACGCCGGCTACACGCAACAACGCAGTTTCGAGGACGGCGTCGTCCGTCTGGAACTCGATCTCGAACCCACCGACCGCAGCCTCGCCGTGCAGTACGCGCGCGAGCAACGGGCCGAGGCGAGGTCCGTGCAGCGATTGCTGGCCCCCGGCTCGGTCGCCGTCGTCGGCGCCGGACGCACACCGGGCGGTGTGGGGCGCAGCATCCTGGGGAACATCCGGGAGGCCGGATACCCCGGGCGCCTCTACGCGGTCAACCGGTGCTTCCCCGAGCGAGGCGGCGAGATCGACGGCGTTCCCGCCCATCGATCGGTTCGGGACATCGCGGCCCCCGTCGACGTCGCGGTGGTCGCGGTACCGGCCGAGCGCGTCCCGGACGTCGTCGCCGACTGCGGCGCCCACGGGGTCCAAGGGCTCGTGGTGGTCTCGGCCGGCTACGCGGAGAGCGGCCCGGACGGTCGCGAGCGCCAGCGCGCACTCGTGCGCCAGGCTCGGGCCCACGGGATGAGGATCATCGGCCCCAACGCCTTCGGTGTCGTCAACACCTCGCCCGAGGTCCGACTCAACGCCTCCCTCGCGCCGCGCATGCCCCGCGCCGGTCGGATCGGCCTCTTCGCCCAGTCCGGCGCCATAGGCATCGCGCTGCTGTCCCGACTCCACCGGCGGGGCGGCGGGGTCACGGGCGTGACCGGCGTCTCCACCTTCGTGTCCTCGGGCAACCGTGCCGACGTCTCCGGCAACGACGTCCTCCAGTACTGGTACGACGACCCGGACACCGACGTGGCCTTGATGTACCTGGAATCGATCGGCAACCCTCGCAAGTTCACCCGTCTCGCCCGCCGGACGGCGGCGGCCAAGCCCGTGGTCGTGGTGCAGGGGGCGCGCCATCGCAGCGCGGCCCCCCAGGGTCACGCCGTGCGGGCCACCCGGCTGTCCCATGCCACCGTCTCCGCCCTGTTGAGGCAGGCCGGTGTGATCCGGGTCGACACGATCACGGAGCTCGTCGACACCGGGCTGCTGCTCGCCCGGCAGCCGCTCCCCGCCGGCCCCCGGGTGTCGATCCTCGGCAACTCCGAGTCCCTGGGGTTGCTCACCTACGACGCCTGCCTGGCGGAGGGGCTTCGTCCGCACGCGCCACTCGACCTCACCACCTCCGCCACCCCGGCGGACTTCCAGCGCGCGCTCACCCGCGCGCTGTCCGACACCGGCTGCGACGCGGTCGTGGTTGCTGCCATCCCGACGCTCGGTGAGGACTCCGTCGCCACCGGCGACGCCGAGCTGGCCGAAGCGCTGCGCTCGGCTGCGGCGACGGCGCCCGACAAGCCCGTCCTCGTGGTGCACGTGGAGCTCGGCGGCCTGGCCGAGGCACTCTCCGCCGCCGCCGGCACGGCGCCCGGGGCCAGGGAGGGTGCGACCGCCCCGCCCCTCCTGGACCGCCCCGGCGCCGAGCCCGTCGCCCGAGGGGAAGCGCCGCCCCCGGCACCGGAGGACGGGCGGCTCATCCCCGCGTACCCGGCCGCCGAGCGCGCCGTCAGTGCCTTGGCCCAGGCCGTCGGCTACGCCCGATGGCGCCGTGAGGCCGCGGACCCCGGCAGGGTGCCCGACTTCGCGGACGTGGACGAGAAGGGGGCCGCCGACCTCATCGCCCGCCTCCTCGCTCGCGGGCGTGGCCTCACCCTCGAATCGGACGAGACCGGCGAGTTGCTCGGTCGGTACGGGATCGGTGTGTGGCCCGACCGGCACGCCCCCGACCGGCCGGCGGCCCTCGCCGCCGCCCGTGACCTCGGCTATCCGGTGGCGCTCAAGGCCACCGCCCCCCATCTGCGGCACCGCGCCGACCTGGGCGGCGTGCGGCTGGACCTGACCGACGAGGAGCGGCTGGGTCGCGCCTACGAGGAGCTGACGGCGCAGTTCGGCCCTCCCGAGCAGACGCGTCCGGTGGTCCAGTCCATGGCACCGAGGGGGGTGGACACCGTGATCCGTGCCGTCATCGACCCCGCCGCGGGTGCGGTGCTCTCCTTCTGCCTGGCCGGCGCGGCGGGGCAACTGCTCGAAGACGTCGCTCACCGCCTGATCCCGGTCACCGACCGGGAGGCCGCCTCCCTCGTGCGATCAGTCCGGACCGCGCCCCTGTTGTTCGGCTGGCGCGGCTCGACACCCGTGGACACTCCAGCGCTGGAGGAGCTTCTGCTGAGAGTGTCCCGACTGGTCCACGATCACCCCGAGGTGGTCGCGGTCACGTTGGAACCGGTGGTCGTGGCGTCGCGCGGGCTCACCATCCTGGGCGCCTCGGTCCGCCTGGCCCCGCCCCCCGCTCGTGACGATCTCGGTCCGCGCACGCTCCCTTCGTACTGA
- a CDS encoding pitrilysin family protein: MPMGHTATAEAGSGGLTATEHRLANGLRVVLSEDHLTPVAAVCLWYDVGSRHEVEGRTGLAHLFEHLMFQGSGQVEGNGHFELVQGAGGSLNGTTSFERTNYFETMPAHQLELALWLEADRMGSLLAALDDESMENQRDVVKNERRQRYDNVPYGTAFEKLTALAFPAGHPYHHTPIGSMADLDAATLEDARSFFRTYYAPNNAVLSVVGDIDPERTLAWIEKYFGSIPGHDGKPAPRDGTLPDVIGEPVRQVVREEVPARALLATYRLPSDGSRACDAADLALTVLGGGESSRLYNRLVRRDRTAASAAFGMLRLAGAPSLGWLDVKASGDVEIPTIEAAIDEELARFAEEGPTPEEMERAQAQLEREWLDRLGTVAGRADELCRYAVLFGDPQLALTAVDRVLAVDAEEVRAVAAARLRPDNRAALVYEPTAPDAATPAEATDETEESAQ, encoded by the coding sequence ATGCCCATGGGTCACACGGCCACCGCCGAGGCAGGCTCCGGCGGCCTGACAGCGACCGAGCACCGCTTGGCCAACGGCCTGCGCGTGGTGCTCTCCGAGGACCATCTGACCCCGGTCGCGGCGGTGTGCCTCTGGTACGACGTCGGCTCCCGGCACGAGGTCGAGGGGCGCACCGGCCTCGCCCATCTCTTCGAGCACCTCATGTTCCAGGGCTCGGGACAGGTGGAGGGAAACGGCCACTTCGAGCTGGTCCAGGGCGCCGGCGGGTCGCTGAACGGCACCACGAGTTTCGAGCGCACCAACTACTTCGAGACGATGCCGGCCCATCAGCTGGAGCTCGCCCTGTGGCTGGAGGCGGACCGCATGGGCTCGCTGCTCGCCGCCCTCGACGACGAGTCGATGGAGAACCAGCGCGACGTCGTCAAGAACGAACGGCGCCAGCGCTACGACAACGTCCCCTACGGGACCGCGTTCGAGAAGCTCACGGCGCTCGCGTTCCCCGCCGGTCACCCCTACCACCACACTCCCATCGGGTCGATGGCCGATCTCGACGCCGCCACCCTGGAGGACGCCCGCTCCTTCTTCCGCACCTACTACGCGCCGAACAACGCGGTGCTCTCCGTCGTCGGCGACATCGACCCGGAGCGGACGCTCGCCTGGATCGAGAAGTACTTCGGCTCCATCCCCGGGCACGACGGGAAGCCGGCGCCCCGGGACGGCACCCTTCCGGACGTGATCGGCGAGCCGGTGCGGCAGGTCGTGCGGGAGGAGGTGCCGGCCAGGGCGCTGCTGGCGACCTACCGGCTGCCCAGCGACGGCTCCCGGGCCTGCGACGCCGCGGACCTGGCCTTGACGGTGCTCGGCGGCGGGGAGTCGTCCCGCCTCTACAACCGGCTGGTCCGACGGGACCGCACGGCCGCATCCGCTGCGTTCGGGATGCTCCGGCTCGCCGGCGCGCCCTCTCTGGGGTGGCTGGATGTGAAGGCCTCCGGCGACGTGGAGATCCCGACGATCGAGGCCGCCATCGACGAGGAGCTGGCCCGCTTCGCGGAGGAGGGCCCCACGCCCGAGGAGATGGAGCGGGCCCAGGCCCAGTTGGAGCGCGAGTGGTTGGACCGGCTCGGCACGGTGGCCGGCCGCGCCGACGAGCTGTGCCGCTACGCGGTCCTGTTCGGGGACCCGCAGCTGGCTCTCACCGCCGTCGACCGCGTCCTCGCCGTCGACGCGGAGGAGGTCCGCGCCGTAGCCGCGGCCCGGCTGCGCCCCGACAACCGAGCGGCGCTCGTCTACGAGCCGACCGCACCCGACGCCGCGACCCCCGCGGAGGCCACCGACGAGACCGAGGAGTCGGCCCAGTGA
- a CDS encoding HPr family phosphocarrier protein: MVERRVTVGWAEGLHARPASLFVRAATATGVPVAIARPDGAAVNARSVLAVLGLGVRGGEEVVLTADAEGADPALDRLARLVAEGLEELPEAD; the protein is encoded by the coding sequence ATGGTCGAACGCCGCGTCACCGTCGGCTGGGCGGAGGGCCTCCACGCCCGACCCGCCTCCCTCTTCGTCCGCGCGGCAACGGCCACGGGCGTCCCCGTGGCCATCGCCAGACCCGACGGCGCGGCCGTCAACGCCCGCTCGGTCCTCGCGGTGCTCGGCCTCGGCGTGCGGGGCGGCGAGGAGGTCGTCCTGACCGCTGACGCCGAGGGTGCCGACCCGGCGTTGGACCGGCTGGCGAGGTTGGTGGCCGAAGGCCTGGAGGAGCTTCCCGAAGCGGACTGA